The Paenibacillus spongiae nucleotide sequence CCCCCATGAACGCTCCCACACACGCCAGAAAGGCAAAGACGAGGAGGTCGACGGGCACCGAACGGTTCACTTTCTTTTCTCTGCGCAGGCGTAATGTAAGTTTCACGGCGTTCATTCCCCTACTTTCCTGAGAAGCCATTGAATCACGAGGTTGGAGCCGAGCATAATGACGAACAGAATCGTAGCGATGGCGCACGCATAGCCCATTTCGAACCGGATCGTCCCGAAGTCGTTCAGATGGGTGACGATCGTATGCGCCGCATACTGCGGGCTCGGAAATCCGACCATGCTGGTCGCCACATCGGCAACGGCAAACGAGCTCGTAATTTGCATAACGGCTCCGAACAATAACTGCGGACGCATGGAAGGCAGTGTAATATACCACAGCTCCTGCCACCGGTTTCTCACCCCGTCGATCGCGCCCGCCTCGATCAAGGTCGTATCCATGCTCTGCAGGCCGGCGATAAAGGCGAGGAAGGCCGTCCCCAAGCTGAGCCACAGCTGCACGATCATAATAATGATCAGCATATATCGGGGATCCTGCAGCCATTGGATCGGTTCGAGGATGAATCCCCACTTGATGAGGAAGGCATTGACGTAGCCGAAGGAATCGCCCGAGAACCCGACCTGCCAGATCAAATAGACATTGCCCGATATGGATGGCGCATAGAAGAGCAGCGTGACGACGGCGCGGATTTTCGGCGATAGCTCGTTAATGAGCCAGGCGAGCAGGAAGCAGGCGATGTAGCTGATCGGCCCGGTAATGAGCGCGAATAATAACGTATTCTTCAGTGCGATCAGAAACACTTCGTCCTTAATGAACAAGGTCGCGTAGTTCTCCCAGCCGATCCACTTGGGCGTCTCCAGCACGTTGTAATACGTGAAGCTGAGCCCGAAGGCCATTACGACCGGGAACGCGGTGAAGATGAAGAACAAGATAAAGTATGGAGCGAGCAGCATATAGCCTTGCCTGTGCTGCTTGACGTTTCTTGCAAGCTCCGCCAGCTTGCCGTGCGGCTTCCTGCGGGCAGGAGATGCAGCCATATGGCTTTGCGCCGGCAAACCGGCGCTCGATTGAACCGGCTCAGGAATGATAATCGCCCCTCTTTCTAGTCGTTCGGCAAGCCGAACTCTTTACGCTTCTTCTTAATTTCGTCGTTAATATATCTCGTATAATTGTCGATTGCTTCCCTCGGATCTTCATTGGAGATGACGACGCTGCGGAAGGCGTTGTCGAGATGACGGCCCGTGAAATAGCCGCCCGGCACTTCCGGAACGCCCTTCACCCATTTCCACTGCTCCATCAACGTCTTGTAGTCCTTCACCTGCCATGGCAGCTGTTCGACCGCCTGGATGTTCGCGGTCGCGTACCGCCCCGCCGGACCGAATATGGCCTCGTTCTCCAGCCCGTATTTGGCCTGAACCTTGGAGCTGGCCCACCACTGCATAAATTTCCAGGCGTTCTCCTTATGCTTGCTGCTCTTCAGCATGACCGCCCCGCTTCCGTAGGCAGGGACATCCCGGCGAATCGATCCGTCCGGCAGCCTGGTGCCCGGCGTAAGGGTGAAGTCCCACAACCCTTTCAATTCCGGCGCGACGACGCTGATAATGTTGAATCTCGTATAATCGGCGATTCCGATCGGCATCTCGCCGCTGCGGAACCGGTTCGTAAAGTCGGTTTCCAGCGGAAGCTTATACGTGGTGTACAGCTCCGACCATTGGATGAAGGACTTCACCGACTCCTCCGAATCGAGGGCGCTCGCTTTTCCATCCTTGGTGTACAGCTCCCCGTCGGCTTGATAGAGCATCGTCCCGAAGGTGAAGTTGACCGGCAGGTTAGCGCTGTCCTGCACGTTAGAGCCCGTCTTGACCAGCACTTGAATAGGGAAGCCGAAGATCAGGTTCTGCTTCTGCAGTTCCGGCACCATCGCATAGACATCGTCCCAGGTCTGCGGCACCTCCAGCTTCATCTCCTCCAAGATATCCTTCCGGTAGAAGAGCACAGGGAAGTATTGATCGCTTGGCAGCGCATAGACGCCCCCGTTGAACGAATAAGGAACGAAGGCGCTGTCGCTGAACTGCTTCTTCACCTCATCGAATCCCGGGTATTTCGACAAATCCTCCACGCCGCTCCGCAGCGCATAGTTCAGCGGTTTATCATTGGCTACCGAGAAGGCCACGTCCGGCCCGCGTCCGGCCAGCATCGCCTGCAGCAGGACGGCTTCGGTAACGACCTGCAGATCGACGGCAACGCCCGTAACCGGCGTGAACGTTTCTTCGATCATCCGCTTGACGATCTTCGCCTGGTCGAGTCCCATCGTGATCCAGACCTTGATCTTGTCCCCGTCCTTCCCCTTGGAAGAGCCAAGCGCATTGTAGTCGTTAAAGAACGACAAGAGGAAGGTGCCGGCCTGGTGCTTGATATTCCCCCATGCCGTGGCGCTTGCCCGGGGCATCTTCTGTTCCGGCGAAGCGACGACAATATAGTCCACGGATAACGGCATGTAGTTGACCGAGAAGATCCAGGATCCGAGCGAGCTGATGTTGGACTTGAATGTCTCCAGCCTGCGCGTAACCGTATCCGGATTGTCCGCCATATCGCGCAGCTGGTACACGATCCGGTTCAGCGTGGCCGTCCGGTCGCTGCTGCCGCCCGTCGTCTTCTCGATCCGCGCCGCAATCGATGCAATCAGGTCGGCTTGCTTGCGGAACAGGCCGGTCATCTCCGGCAATTTCAAATCCAGCTGGTAATCGCGGTATTCGTCCGGGACCGTGCCTGTCACCATCACAATCCGCCGGTAGATCGTGTTCAGCTCGAGAACGCTCGATTCGATGCTGCGCAGGTACAGCGCCATCTCGCCCAGCGTGACGTCCATCCGGAGCACATGCTTCCCTTTCGTGAGATAGAAGAGATACGGCTCTTCTCCATCGCCGATTTCTTTCATCTGCCAATCGGACGAGAAGTCGAAGGCCACGCTCTCCATCTCGGAGAAGGGCACCTTCCCGTCAATCATCAGCTTGCGGTACGAGGTTACTCCGCGCTGCAGGCTTTGATTGTATTTCACCCCGATTTTGTATAATCCGTCCTCGGGCACTTCGATGTCCCAGCTTACCCACTGCCCGGCTTCCGACCAGTTGAAGGAGCCGATCGTATTGAGCCGGATCTTGGATACGTCATACGGCTCCACGGCCGGACTGCTGCGGTCCATCATCGGATAGAGCACGGCGCTCGATTTGATCCCCGCCGCCTCGCCCTGCACTTTGACCATCGCGCCGGACGCTTCTTTATATCCTTGCCGCTTATAGTGCTCCGAGAGATCCCGATAAGACGGCACCTTGTCCGTCTGGCGAAGCTTTATATAATCAATCATCATCGGTTCCTTGGCGGAAACGAGCGATATGACGTGTTTTCCCTTTGAGAAATAGAACGAATACGGCTCTCCATGGCGTCCGTCCGAGCTCTGTACGAACACTTCCTGCCAAATCGGCACTTCCGCTTGCGGGGTGTACATGTCGTTCCCGTTATCGTCGCGGACCGCTGCGCCATTGTTCTTCCACAGTCTGCGGAATACGAGATTCTTCGCTTCGGCAAAGGGCAGCTTGCCGTCGATATTCAATTCGCGGTCGATATCCGAGCCTTTCCCCTCCATGGGGCGAAAACGCAGCTCGATGTTGTACAGACCTTCATCCTGGACATCCAATTCCCATGAAACGATTCCCGATTCTCCGGTTTCGATCGCTTTGCCGCTTGCCCCGTCTACTCCGTCAACAACATTGATCTGCATGCCCTCCGCATTCGAGAACCTATCACCAGGAATCGTCAGCTCGCGTTCCGGTCTTGCGGCCTGGGCATATCGGGCCAAGTATTGGTCGTAGCCGTCCTTATTCGTGGATCCGAGCTCGATACCCGTCGGGGCTGGTCCATCGGCATAGCTTCCTGTCACAAGAGGCACCGGCTGCGGTAAAGCAATGCATATTGCCGTTATCAGGGCTACTGCCGCAACCATTCGATATTTGCTCTTTCGTTTCATTGCGTACCCCTTTCGGATGCAAGGGCAGCACCCCGGGTGTGACTAACCCCGGAGTACCGCCTCTCACAGGTTTTCAAGCGTGGATTATTTTTTCGTGGACACGTCGATGGCCCCTTGCGCCATGGGTTTGATCCGCTCAATCGCCGTGGCCGGCGACTCTTTGCCGCTTGCGATGTTCTTGAACGCTTCCTCCACAACGTCGGACAATCCGACATAGGCTTGATAATTGATAATCTTGTAGGTGCTGTCGAACATCTTCCTCATCGTATCCAGCGACTCTTTGTTCTTCATGTTCGGCTCTTCCTTCTGAAGCTTGATATCCTTCCCTTTCTTCACCTCGAATTCGAACAGCTCGGTGAAGGCGGACAGCACGGCTTCCGCATTCTGGACGCCCTTCGGAATGAACCACAGGTTCATCTTGTCGTACGGCACGACATATTCCGTTGCCTTCGGACCCTTAGGGAAGAACACATATCCGATATCGTTCGGCTTATCCTTCACATATCCGAGGTTATCCCAGCGGTAGCCGTTAACGAACGCAATGCCGCCGTCGCCGAACGAAGCTTGCTCATCCTTGTGAATCACTTTGTGAACGTTGTACAGATCGTTGAAGAACTGCAGCGCTTCCATCGTGTTCGGCTCGTCAAGCGCGATTTTATTCGTCGCCGGATCCTCAATCTTGCCTTCGTTCGTGTAAATCAGAATCGAGGCGAGCAGAGGTTCGCTATCGACGTGAAGAGGAACCTTGCCGCCGGCTTTGATCTTCTTCAGCATGTCGACGAACTGGTCCCAGGTCCATTCGCCCTTCTCCTGCAGCTCATAAGGATCCGGCAAGCCGAGCTTCTGCAGAAGCGTCTTGTCATAGTAGAGCCCATGGCTTTCCGCATACGGCTCGGATATCCCGTATTGCTTGCCCTGGAACTTCCCGTTGGTCATCGTGACCAGATTGTCGGCGAACGCCGGCAGGCCCAAGTCGACAACGTCGTCAATCGGCTGCACATAGCCTTCTACAACCAGCTTCGGGAACGCCTCGCGCAGCGGGATCATCACGATATCGGCGAACGGCTCGCCCGCAACGGAGGACGTAATCAGACGCGCCGTCGTATCCGTAACGGTGACATACTCGATCTTCGTATTGAATTTTTCTTCCACCTTCTTCTGCTTGGCCTTCTCTTCATCGTTCAGGTAAGCATCCATCCCCCACCATTGACCGATGCGAAGCGGTTTGCCGCCGAAGTCCATCACTTTCGTGACCGGCTCCTCTTCCTTCGGCTCTTCCGCCGGCTCTTCCGAAGCAGGCGGTTCCACGGTACCTGCATCGGTCTTATTGTTCGTGTTATTAGCCGCCGGTTGATTCGAATTGCCGCCCGAGCATGCCGCCAACACATTGATGAGCAAGGCAAACATAAGGATTAGGGTTCCTGCCTTCATTAGCTTCATCGAATTTCCCCCATAATTAGAATTTTTTAGCATTATTTTTTCAAAAAAAATAAACCTGCACGTATTGCATGATAACTGCTGTTCGACCTCCGCGAGCTTCCAGGCATCCCCCCTTTAAAAGTCCCTGTTCCCGATTTATTTGAAATCGCTTACATATTGATGGGCAAAACATTATTTCTTGAGCGATATGTCAATGGCCGCCTGCGCCTGCGCTTTGATCTGCTGCATCCCCCATTCGGGCGATTGCCTGCAGGCCATGATTTCTTTGACCGATTCTTCGTATAATTCTTTGAAGCCAATGTAAGACGTGTACTCGACCAGCTTGATCCTGTCGAACATCTTCCGCAGCGTCTTCATGTTTGGCTCGGATTTGAAGTAGGGCTTCTCCTTCTCCAGCCGCACGTTAAAGCCTTTCTCCATATCCATCTCATACAGCTCCGACCAGGCAGCCCACTTGGCCTTGGCATATTTCGTCCCTTTCGGCATGAACCACAGGTTCATCTTCTGATAGGGCACGATATAATCCTTCGCCCTCGGCCCTTTGGGATAGAACACATACCCGAGCTCGTCTTTCATGGCGGGATTGCCCGAATAGCCTAGCGCATCCCAGCGGTAGCCGTATGCGAATGCGACATTCCTCTCTATAATGCCTTCTTCGCCGATCAGATCGCCGGCATCGTACAGCTTGCGCATGAACTCGATCGCTTCCATGGCGTTCGGGCTGTCGAAGGCCACCTTGTTGTCCTCGACGACGGCTCCGTCATTCGAGTAGATGAAGAATGTCGTGTTCTCCACAGGGTAGTCGGCCAGACAAGGCGTGCCCTTCTTCTTCAAGGCTCTGCATATCGTCATAAATTTGCTCCACGTCCACTCCCCCTTCTCCTGCAGCTCGTATGGGTCCTGAACACCCGCTTCCTGAAGCAGCGTTTTGTTGTAATAGAGTCCGTTGGCTTCCGAATAGGGAAGGGTAACGCCATATTGCTTGCCTCTGAATTTGCCGTGCTTCATCGTAATCGGATTGTCGCTGAATTTGGGATCGTTCAGATCAATCAAACCGTCAAGCTCCTGCAGATATCCCTCCTCGACCAATTTCGGGAACGCCCAGTTCACTTCGAGCATCATAATGTCGGCGACCGGCTGCCCGGCGATGGATGATGTAATCAGACGGGATGCAGCCTGCTCGAGCGGGACATGCACATACTGCACTCTCGTATGGTACTTGGCTTCGACTCTGCGCTGACGTTCGAGCTCTTCGGCCGTCAGCTCTCCCTCCATCGCCCACCATTGTCCGATGCGAAGCGGCTCACCCTGCAGATCAAGCCCTTCTTCTGCCTGAGGGCTCGTCGAGGCTTCATCCTGTATGATGATTGCCGTATCCTGCTTCGCCCGTTGATACGCATCATCGGAGAAGCTGTCTTGACTCGTATTCGAGACAGGAGAGGATTGCCTGGAATCGGAAGCGAACAATCCGAAGACGGCAGCCGTAACCATAGCGGCGAATATAAGCGTTAACCATCTGTTCTTCATCTTCGATCACCTCGCAGCAGATGTTGTTCCTATCCCCGGACTAACGAAACGCGAATCCGAATGAAACCATCCCCACATAAGCGATCATCAGCGACGCACAGCATTGTTATCGCTTTCATAGGATCAACTATAGAGGAAACGGACCCGGATGAGTATTCATGCAAATGAAGTCTTTAACTGCATAGAAAGCCTGCCTATCCACGCTCGTTAGCACAAAAGATAACAAAAACGAATAAAAATCCATACGGCATCTAAGCCATGTGCATACCCAAACTGTACCTGCCTTGTCACGCCCGCATTCAAGCAGCAATTCATGTGCCCGACTGCTCCCTGAACTGGGTAGGCGTACGGCCCGTCATCTTCTTGAACATTCGCGTAAAATAGAAATAGTCGTGATAGCCCGCCTTCTCGGCGATTTCGTTCACAAGGTAATTCGTCTGCTCCAGCAGCTCACAAGCGTAGTTAATTCGCAGCTTCGTCATATAAGAGGTGAACGTTTCACCCACTTCCTTCTTGAACAGCTGGCTCACATAATTCGGGCTGATGAAATATTTCTGCGTCAGGCTCTGAATCGAGATGTCGCTGCGGAAATTGTCATGGACATCCTGCAGAATCAATTTGAACGTCTCATTGCCCGTTTCCTTCACGGCGTATTCCGGATTCTTGCGGATCATCCTCATCGATACGCCCTTCAAGTAGTCGAGCATATCCGGCAAGCTCCGGAACGTCTCCATCAGCTGCTCATAGCTGAATAGCATCCCGTCCCTCTCTTCTTCATTCATGCTGTATAAGAGGGAAATCACGACGTTATACAAGCGAAGGGCATGCTTGACCGTATATCCCTCTTGCTGGAACAACCGGCCGGCCTCGTCGAACAGCCCGCCCAGCACGGCGAATTCTTTGCTGCCGATAGCCGAACCGATTTGTTTGATCACCTTGTTCAACGTCCCCTGCGAAGCCTCGCGATGCCAGTTAACCCCTTCAGAGCCGGTAATGAAATAGTGGCTGGCCAGTAAATTGGCGCTCCCCATCGCGTTCTTCAGCATATGGGAATCGGTGAATGCGAAGCTGACGCCGGCACCCTTCAGTCCATCCGGCCACTCGGCTTCCAGCTTCCGGGCCGCCTCGGTTAACGAATCGTATGCCATGATATAGAGCATCTTCCTTATCCCGATCTTCAGCCGGAGGGCATGCTCAACCTGCGGGAACCGGCCATCCCCGGCATCGCAAACCATCGCCCCGACCGCATGGCCGGCATCGATCCGGATGCCATGCTTGTCAAACTCCCGTTTGATGGCATCCGGACTCCCCCCGCCCTCCTCGGCCAGCATCTGGAGCAGCAGCGTATCGGACAGCTGCTGCGCCGCGTCCAGGTGCTTCTTCAGCTTGCTGAGCACATCGGCGATCTCTTGCTCGTCATAGGGCTTCAGACAATACATCGCAGCGCCGTAATTGAGCGCCCGCTGCGCATACGCGAATTCCGCGTAGCCGCTGACGACCACGAATTTCGGCGGATCCGGCAGCTCTCCGCCCTTCTTGATCAATTCAAGCCCGCTCATCCCCTGCATGCGAATATCGGTGAATACCACCTGCGGCTTATGAGCCTGAATGAACGCCAGCGCTTCCAATCCGCTGTATGCTTCCCCCGCCACTTCGAAGCCAAGGCTGTTCCAATCCACACTCGCCTTGAGGCTCTCGACCACCCAGCTTTCGTCATCCACAATAAGCACTTTATACATGTAAAGTCCCCCTTGCCGGCATCACCAGCTGTATTATCGTTCCTTCTCCAAGTGTGCTGTCGATGTAGAGTCCATACATATCGCCAAAGGTGAGCTTGATCCGATTATTCACGTTGGCCAGTCCGATACTGGATACCTGCGCGTCCTCCCGGTCCTGGATCGCCTGCCGCCGCTGCGTGAGCACGTTCCGGATCTGCTCCAGACGCTCGGGGGTGATTCCCAGACCGTCATCCTCCACCGCAATGACCAGCTCCTTCTGCTCGTTCACCTTCCCGCTGATGACCAGCGTCCCCTGCTCCTCCTTCGTCTCCAAGCCATGAAAGACGGCATTCTCGACGATCGGCTGAAGAATCATCTTCGGAATCTGGCATGCCATCGCTTCATCCGTCAGCTCATATCGGACGCGGAACCGGTCGCCGAAGCGGATTTGTTGGATATACATATAGGATTCGATAATGCCCATCTCCGTTTGGAGCGCCACCCTGTCCCCGCCTTTAATGCTGTAACGGAAGATTTGTCCGAGCGCCTTGGCGATCTCGCGAATTTCATTGGCGCCTTTGACAGCCGCCATCCCTTTGACCATTTCCAGCGTATTGTACAGAAAATGCGGGTTAATTTGACTGCGCAGAAAAGACAGCTCCGATTTGTTCTTCTCCAGCTCCGTTTCATACAGCATCGCATTCGTCTCCAGCAGCTGATGCGTCAAATTGTCGACCTCGTCCAGCATGCTGTTCAGCTCGTTGGACATGACTGTAATTTCCGCGTAGCCCTGCAGATGAATCCGGTTCTTCAGCTTGTTCAGATCCCCCCGCTTGATGCTGCTGATGAAGGCCATCAGCTTCTTGAGCGGAAGCAGCACATTGTTAATGACCAGCATGAACAGAGCAAACATAATGATCGCCCCGAAAATAAACACGGCCAGCTCCAGCTTGCGGATCTTCGAGATGTCGCGCAGCAGCTCGGCAACGGGAATCATGCTGACGATCATGCTGCTGATCTCCGGCAGATCCTCCGTCTGGACGGCGTACGTCTGCCCGTTCACGATAATCTTCCGCGATTCGCCGGGTGACGTATCCTCCGCGATAATGACATCCAGCTCGCTGCCGACTTCCTCCGGATTGCTGCTGGAGATGATCTTATTCTCCCGGTCCACCAGAAACGATTGTGTGGCGAGCTGCTCCGCGATCGAACCGGACTCGCCGATCAGCGCGGTCGGATCGATCACGAAGAACAGCGTGCCAATGACCGAATTGAACCGGTCGCCCGACTGAAACGACTTGATTTTCATGCCTACCAGGATGCAGTTCTCACTCTGGTAAGCGTCTCCAAAGTTCTGCAAGCCGAAATAATGAATCGCATCCTTCGGGGCAAGCATCGGGGCGAAGGGCCCCGTCCACTTCTTCCCGCCGTACAGATCGTACCATCGCCCGTCCTCCCCGTGGAGGACGATATCCAGAATCCCCTCCTTCAACGTCCGCATGTTGATGAACAGGCTGCTGATTCTTTTGGAATACATGTAGATCTGCGCGATTTCCGGTTCGGTTAAATAATTCTGCACGTCATTGTTGTAAGCAATATTGGTCATCAGCCGGTCGATAACGTCTTTGTTCGAATGGACGGTCTGCTTGATCTGCGCGATCATGTCTTTCGTGTACTGCTCATTGTTGCTGCTGATAATCCCGGACATCTGAATATAGGTGATCGAGATGATGAACAGCATAACGGCTGCGATGCATACCGCGATAAACGACAGCTGTGACCGAATGGACAATCGACGGTAAAATGCCACGGCATGCTCCCCTATCCCATGTGCAGATATGTATTGTCATGCTATTGATTTTATATCACTTTTAGGTGCGATGGGCAGAATGCTTTACTTACCTGCACTTTTCCATTACTATTCTTGGCATATACAACTTCGTCAGGGAGTGAAGAGATGAGCCGTATCAAGCCTATCGTTGCCATGCTTCTGACAACAGCGCTTATCCTGACAGCCGCAGGATGCCGGGATGGCAATGTACCTGCAGAGGGTCCGTCGAATGACGCAGCCAGTGAGACCGGCAAGCATCTCAATATCTCCGTATCGTTCTGGGGCATTGGCAGGGCGTTCGAGAAGAAAGACGACATTCTGCAAAAGATCGAGCGCGATTTCAACGTGACGCTCCAGCCCGTTCAGGTAAGCTGGGCCGATTACGAGGAGAAGTTCAAAGTATGGGCGGCATCCGATAAGTTTCCCGATTTGTTCGCGCATTCGATCATCAATGATTCGCCCGGCATCTACTCGGATTGGATCAAGCAGAACTTAATCCGCCCGCTTCCCGATGATCTAAGCGAATACCCCAACGTATTCGAGATCGCCCAGATTGCCGATACCCGGGCATTGCGCCGGGATAAGAAGCTGTACATGCTCCCCCGTAACGCCTATCCGACCAATGATCTGTGGATGCTGGAGAGGGTCGTCTTCGTCCGCAAAGACTGGATGGAGCAGCTGGGGTTCCAGGACCCGGGCAATTTCAACGAATTCTCCGCAATGATGAAAGCGTTTACCGAAAAGGATCCGGACGGCAACGGCCTTCCCGATACCGTCGGCTTAACCGCAGGCAGCATCAGCTATCTCTCTTGGGTGTTCAGTCCGGCATTCCCGCAATTTGCCGCCAGCCAATGGGTTCAAGAGGGCAGCCAGTGGATCCCTTATTACGCGTCCAAGGAAATGAACAAGATCGTGGTCCAATTCCGCAAGCTGTACACGGACGGCGGCCTGGACAGCAGCTTCTTCCTGAGGAAGGAAGCCGACGCGGTGGAGAAATTCACGCAGGGCAAGGCGGGTGCACTCGCATATAAAGCAACCCCCGATAGCTTGAGCGGCATGGTCGAACTATGGAACACCTACAACCCCGGCAAAGACTTTTACGATTCGGTGAAGATCCTGCATCTGTGGCCGGCAGACGACGGGAACCGCTATTATTATGTGGCGCCAACCTATTGGACCGAGAGCTATTTCAGCGCGAAGCTGGACGATGATAAGATGGACCGGATTTTGCGGCTGTATGATTACCTGCTGTCTCCCGAAGGGAAGCAATTGATGCAGTACGGCATCGAAGGGAAGGATTACGTGAACTTCGATGGCAATATTGTCATTACGCGGCCCCGGGACGAGAAGACAGGGAAGCCCGTCAGCATCCAGAAGCTGTACCCTTCAACGGAAATATTGCGTTCCCTCGCCGCGTGGGGACTGGAACACTCTTACCGGCTGGACGACATCAACAAGTTCAAGTACGGGGAGAGGAATATTCAAGCCAGCCTGGAAGAGATGAGATGGCTGCTTAATCATGCAAGGGCGACGCCCTTTATCTATTCAACCATCTCGCTGTCCACGCCGAATAAAGATAAGCTGAGCGCCGCAATCAATCCGCAGGAGGATCTGACGAAAGTCGCGCTCAGCAAGGGCGATCCGGTGAAGATGTGGCAGGAGATCGTCGCCCAATACAACGAGATGGGGCTTCAGCAGGCGATCCGGGAGGTCAATGAGAAATTGCTGAATCCGGACTGAGCGGACGGGGTAAAAGCCGCTGCGCAGGCGGAACGTTCTTTCGATCGCTGTTGTTCACGGATTTCTTTGAATCAGACTTTTTGGTTGAAATCCGGCAGACTAACGCCGTCCTCTGGAGGCGAAGTTTGTTTCGTGAACGCAACCCGCTGCGCTGGAGCATGACCTCAAGCAGGCATAAGGATGAACTTTAGAATACAAAGCTTATTTTAATCGCTTCATTCCTGATGTGAATTAATCTTGAAGGTGTTGTATAACGTACAACATTTTCTTCATCAATCAGCCCCAGTAGCCGTATTGATGCACTTTATACAACTTTGTGGGTAAGATACCACACGTTATCCCTCTCGGCAGGAGGTTTTGTTGTAGAAAATGCAATAATAAACGTATCAAGGTCACTTTTGCCCGTCCAGAGTTGCAGAAAATACAACAAGAAGATATCCGAATTGTAAAAATCATGGAATAGAGGATGGGGTTCCTATCCCTTGCGCCCTTCCGGCTGATGCTCGGGCTGCTCCAACACAACGGTACCGTCGCTCTCGCGGATCCAGGTCTCGAATTGCCGTTCTCCCGCCCGCAGTTTAATGACCCGCGCCCCTGTCGGAAAGTGGTTATTTCGCACGTTATCGACGTAGCTGACATACTTCGTCGCGCGGCCATAGCAGAGGTGGATTCCGTGCAGCATGCCATGAAAATCATTCGCGTGGTCGTGGCCGACAAACGTGCCCATAACGTCGCCCATCTCCACCATGGCCGCGAAGAAGCCGGAATTGATCCGGGGCGCGGAGCTGCAGCCGTCCAGTCGGTGACCGTAACAAACATGCCCCTCCCACACTTCATTGTACTCCGGCAGCGGAATGTGGAAGAAAGCGAGCGCCGGCAGCGGGCTCCCGCCGTTCTGCTCCGTTAGCGCACGGGACTGATCCGCATACCAGTTGATCTGATCCCTGTGAATCCAATCGTATCCGCCAACGTTATGCCCGCCGGAAG carries:
- a CDS encoding response regulator transcription factor is translated as MYKVLIVDDESWVVESLKASVDWNSLGFEVAGEAYSGLEALAFIQAHKPQVVFTDIRMQGMSGLELIKKGGELPDPPKFVVVSGYAEFAYAQRALNYGAAMYCLKPYDEQEIADVLSKLKKHLDAAQQLSDTLLLQMLAEEGGGSPDAIKREFDKHGIRIDAGHAVGAMVCDAGDGRFPQVEHALRLKIGIRKMLYIMAYDSLTEAARKLEAEWPDGLKGAGVSFAFTDSHMLKNAMGSANLLASHYFITGSEGVNWHREASQGTLNKVIKQIGSAIGSKEFAVLGGLFDEAGRLFQQEGYTVKHALRLYNVVISLLYSMNEEERDGMLFSYEQLMETFRSLPDMLDYLKGVSMRMIRKNPEYAVKETGNETFKLILQDVHDNFRSDISIQSLTQKYFISPNYVSQLFKKEVGETFTSYMTKLRINYACELLEQTNYLVNEIAEKAGYHDYFYFTRMFKKMTGRTPTQFREQSGT
- a CDS encoding cache domain-containing sensor histidine kinase — protein: MAFYRRLSIRSQLSFIAVCIAAVMLFIISITYIQMSGIISSNNEQYTKDMIAQIKQTVHSNKDVIDRLMTNIAYNNDVQNYLTEPEIAQIYMYSKRISSLFINMRTLKEGILDIVLHGEDGRWYDLYGGKKWTGPFAPMLAPKDAIHYFGLQNFGDAYQSENCILVGMKIKSFQSGDRFNSVIGTLFFVIDPTALIGESGSIAEQLATQSFLVDRENKIISSSNPEEVGSELDVIIAEDTSPGESRKIIVNGQTYAVQTEDLPEISSMIVSMIPVAELLRDISKIRKLELAVFIFGAIIMFALFMLVINNVLLPLKKLMAFISSIKRGDLNKLKNRIHLQGYAEITVMSNELNSMLDEVDNLTHQLLETNAMLYETELEKNKSELSFLRSQINPHFLYNTLEMVKGMAAVKGANEIREIAKALGQIFRYSIKGGDRVALQTEMGIIESYMYIQQIRFGDRFRVRYELTDEAMACQIPKMILQPIVENAVFHGLETKEEQGTLVISGKVNEQKELVIAVEDDGLGITPERLEQIRNVLTQRRQAIQDREDAQVSSIGLANVNNRIKLTFGDMYGLYIDSTLGEGTIIQLVMPARGTLHV
- a CDS encoding extracellular solute-binding protein, whose translation is MSRIKPIVAMLLTTALILTAAGCRDGNVPAEGPSNDAASETGKHLNISVSFWGIGRAFEKKDDILQKIERDFNVTLQPVQVSWADYEEKFKVWAASDKFPDLFAHSIINDSPGIYSDWIKQNLIRPLPDDLSEYPNVFEIAQIADTRALRRDKKLYMLPRNAYPTNDLWMLERVVFVRKDWMEQLGFQDPGNFNEFSAMMKAFTEKDPDGNGLPDTVGLTAGSISYLSWVFSPAFPQFAASQWVQEGSQWIPYYASKEMNKIVVQFRKLYTDGGLDSSFFLRKEADAVEKFTQGKAGALAYKATPDSLSGMVELWNTYNPGKDFYDSVKILHLWPADDGNRYYYVAPTYWTESYFSAKLDDDKMDRILRLYDYLLSPEGKQLMQYGIEGKDYVNFDGNIVITRPRDEKTGKPVSIQKLYPSTEILRSLAAWGLEHSYRLDDINKFKYGERNIQASLEEMRWLLNHARATPFIYSTISLSTPNKDKLSAAINPQEDLTKVALSKGDPVKMWQEIVAQYNEMGLQQAIREVNEKLLNPD
- a CDS encoding metallophosphoesterase family protein, whose protein sequence is MDKRLKFREDGTFVIVQFSDVEYIDEYDYDPESPELDRSTQATMERIIREEQPDLIVFAGDLIASARTKDPIQSFRNAVAAAEQSRVPWAAVFGNHDSEGSVTRKQMHAVQLEHEYCVAEEDPQGVSGAGNFVLKVLNRDGRAGAALYFLDSGDYPSGGHNVGGYDWIHRDQINWYADQSRALTEQNGGSPLPALAFFHIPLPEYNEVWEGHVCYGHRLDGCSSAPRINSGFFAAMVEMGDVMGTFVGHDHANDFHGMLHGIHLCYGRATKYVSYVDNVRNNHFPTGARVIKLRAGERQFETWIRESDGTVVLEQPEHQPEGRKG